From the genome of Notolabrus celidotus isolate fNotCel1 chromosome 5, fNotCel1.pri, whole genome shotgun sequence, one region includes:
- the LOC117812525 gene encoding lissencephaly-1 homolog A-like, producing MVLSQRQRDELNRAIADYLRSNGYEEAYSTFKKEAELDMNEEVDKKYAGLLEKKWTSVIRLQKKVMELESKLNEAKEEITHGGPVGQKRDPKEWIPRPPERYALSGHRAPVTRVIFHPVFSVMVTASEDATIKVWDYEAGDFERTLKGHTDSVQDISFDQTGKLLASCSADMSIKLWDFQGFECIRTMHGHDHNVSSVAIMPNGDHIVSASRDKTMKMWEVATGYCVKTFTGHREWVRMVRPNQDGSLIASCSNDQTVRVWVVASKECKAELREHEHVVECISWAPECAHPTILEATGSESKKSGKPGPFLLSGSRDKTIKMWDVSIGICLMTLVGHDNWVRGILFHPGGRFIVSCADDKTLRIWDYKNKRCMKTLCAHEHFVTSLDFHKTAPYVVTGSVDQTVKVWECR from the exons ATGGTGCTgtcacagagacaaagagatgaaCT AAACCGAGCTATAGCTGACTACCTCCGGTCCAATGGATACGAGGAGGCCTATTCCACCTTCAAGAAAGAGGCAGAATTAGATATG AATGAAGAGGTAGATAAAAAGTATGCAGGGCTTTTGGAAAAGAAATGGACATCAGTCATCAGATTACAGAAGAAG GTGATGGAGTTGGAGTCGAAGTTGAACGAAGCGAAGGAAGAGATTACGCACGGAGGACCTGTGGGTCAGAAGAGAGACCCCAAGGAGTGGATCCCCCGTCCCCCAGAGAGATACGCACTGAGTGGGCACCGTGCTCCAGTCACACGGGTCATTTTCCAccctgtcttctctgtaatgGTCACGGCCTCAGAGGATGCAACCAtcaag GTGTGGGACTATGAGGCAGGAGACTTCGAGCGGACCCTGAAGGGCCACACAGACTCTGTGCAGGACATCTCTTTCGACCAGACGGGAAAGCTGCTGGCTTCATGTTCAGCTGACATGAGCATCAAACTTTGGGACTTCCAAGGGTTTGAGTGCATCCGAACAATGCATG GCCACGATCACAATGTGTCGTCTGTAGCCATCATGCCAAATGGTGACCACATAGTGTCTGCCTCCAGAGACAAGACCATGAAGATGTGGGAGGTGGCTACTGg GTACTGCGTGAAGACATTCACAGGCCACAGGGAGTGGGTGAGGATGGTGCGTCCCAACCAGGACGGCTCGTTGATCGCCAGCTGCTCCAACGACCAAACAGTGCGCGTGTGGGTGGTCGCCTCGAAGGAGTGCAAAGCCGAGTTGCGGGAGCACGAACATGTGGTGGAGTGCATCTCCTGGGCCCCTGAATGTGCTCACCCCACCATCCTGGAGGCCACAGGTTCAGAG AGCAAGAAGAGTGGGAAACCTGgccccttcctcctctccgGATCCAGAGATAAAACGATTAAGATGTGGGACGTCAGCATCGGCATCTGCCTTATGACTCTG GTGGGTCACGATAACTGGGTGCGTGGAATATTGTTTCACCCTGGAGGAAGATTCATAGTGAGCTGTGCCGATGACAAAACCCTTAGGATCTGGGACTACAAGAACAAACGCTGCATGAAGACCCTGTGTGCCCATGAACACTTTGTTACCTCTCTGG ATTTCCACAAGACTGCTCCCTACGTGGTGACGGGCAGTGTCGATCAGACAGTCAAAGTCTGGGAGTGCCGCTGA